TCATCAAACACAAGCAAGAAGTCCTGAAGATTTAAAACTAAAATTAAACAATTGGGGACATTCAGATAATGAACTCAAACAATTAGAAGTTAGAGAAAGTCTATTTAATCTATGGAATACTATAGATGAGTTTAATTATAATAGAATTAAAAACTGTCATTTTACCAATCCAAAAACTTGGCCAGCATTACACTATGTTAAAGCAAAAAATATTAATGAACTAATACAAAATATAAAACAGCCAAAATTTCCCTTATCTAAAATCCAACTAAAACTCAAAAACTCCATTTGGTATTCTCGTTTATCTAAAATATTTCCTTTCTTACAAATTAAATAGAATATTTATGCTCTATTGTTATTTTGGTCATCATAAAGCAGCGTCAACTTGGTTAATTCAAATTTCTCATGATATTTGTTCTCAGCTTGGGTTAACCGTTTTAGAAAAACAAATATGTTTAATAAAAGACATAGATGCTGAAATTAATCAACAAAAATTTAATTATTATATTTCTAATGAAGGAGGATAGTCAAGTCCAAAAATTAAAGTCATTTAAAGCATTTCATGTAATTAGAGATCCTAGAGATATTATTGTTTCTGGATACTATTCCCATTTATACACACACAGCACAGAAGGTTGGAGTACTTTAGAGGAACATAGAAAAGCATTACAAGACTTAAATAAAGACGAAGGGCTACTAAAAGAAATCGAGTTTTCTTCCTATTTTATAAATTTTCTAAAAGGTTGGAATTTTAATGATGAAAGAATTTTAGAAATAAAATTTGAACAACTTACTAAACAACCAGAACAATACATAAAAGAAATATGTAAGCATTTAAATATTTATACAAACAAAAAAATACCATTATTCATCTCTCTACTCATAAGATATATCAATCTAGTGCTAAGAAAAACGAAACTAGGTAAAATTCCTTTTCATGTATCAGATAATTATATCAATTATATTTGTAAAAAAAGAAGCTTTAAAAACATGAGTAAAGGAAGAAAAAAAGGCGATGAAAACACCAACTCTCATTACCGAAAAGGAGAATCTGGCGATTGGAAAAACCACTTTAAACAAGAACATATTGATAAATTTAAAGAACTATATCCAAACCTTATAGAAAACTTAGGATATGAACCTTTTTAGTTATGGATCTCTCTATAATCATCATCAATTATAATACTTTTGAACTTACCTCAAAATGTATAGAAAGTTTGTATCAATACAATAGTGGATTTAACTATGAAATTATTCTAGTAGACAATGCTTCTGTTGAGTGCAATGCTGACTTATTCAAAGAAAAATTTCCAAATATTATTTTAATTAAATCAAAAGAAAATTTAGGATTTGCAGGAGGAAATAATTTAGGCATTTCACATGCAAAAGGAGAGTACATTTTATTACTAAATAGTGATACTGAACTCATTGAAAACAGTATCAAAATAAGTTTAGATTTTTATAAATCAAAAAAGAATATTGCTGTCCTTTCTTGCAAACTAATATTTCCAAATGGTAACCATCAATCAGTAGCACAACGATTTCCATCTATAAAATATAAATTGATAGAATTGTTTCGCCTACAAAAACTACTATCAAAACAAAAAGCAAGTAAATTATTATTAGGTGCATTTTTTAACCACAATGAAACCGTAGAAGTAGATTGGGTTTGGGGTGCTTTTTTTATGTTTAAGAAGAGTCTTTTAGATGAATTGCCTAACAAAAAACTAAACGATGACTATTTTATGTATTGGGAAGATGTACAATGGTGCTACGATTTTGTACAATTAGGATATAAAAATTACTATCTTGCAACTACAAAAGTAGTACATAAAATGGGTGGTAGTGCAGGAAAGAAAAATGAATTAATGCTTATGAATGAACAATATTTTTATCAAAGAAATTATAGCAATTTAAAACGATGGTTAATTAATAAATTTGATAAATGGTTAATAATATAAATTTAAGTATTATCATTCCTACAAAAAATCGACCTGAAATTCTTAAACAAACATTAGAGCAAGCACTTATTGCTATTGAAAACACAAATGTTACGGTTTTTGTAATAAATGATGGAGAAGAGCTAAAAAATAAAATAGAAGATCAGCAAATAAAATATTGTAGTAATCCAAAAACTGGAGTTTCTTCTGCAAGAAACTATGGTGCTTCTTTGGCAAATTCAAATTGGTTATTATTTTTAGATGATGATATGTGGATTAGCAAACAATCCGTTGAGGCCTATAAAAATATTATTAAACAAGACGATAGTAACTCTGTCTACTGTTTAAATTGGGAATATCCAAAACAACTTAATAAAAAACTTAGAAACTCAAAAGTTGGCAGATATATTTTAAATGCAGCTTACAATACCATGAAAGGAAGAATTTCTAAAAATCTAGTTTGGAATAATGCTTTTGAACCAATAAATGGAATAGGTAGTGGCTCTCTATTAATTAGTAAAACTATATTTAATAAAGTAAATGGTTATAATGAAAATATAGCATTTCAAGGAGAAGATGTAGACCTATCTTATAAATTAAAAAAAAATAATTTAAACATTAAAACATATACTCCTATAACCTGTTATCACAACCAACAAGACAGATTAGATATAAAAGGATATTTAGATAGAGAATATAATGGATATGTTTCTCAATTAAACTCTGAAAAAGTTGGATATATTCATACTATTCAAAATCTATCTGACAAAAAAACAGCTTTTTACAAAATGCTTATTCCTTTTGAACCAATTTTTCTTTTCCTTTTTACTTTAATGCCAAACATTTCTCTTTTCGATTTTATTTCGTTTCGATTAATTGGTATCTTGTCATCAATTCAAAAGGTTAAAGCAGAGAAAACAATAAAATGACCAAGCACATTTTATACATCATATCACACATAGATAAAGCACTCGAGTTTGAATGGGTTGCTGAGCTAATTGATAAAAGCAAATTTCAAATTTCATTTATTTCTATTAATGATAATGCAGACACTGCTTTACATCGTTTTTGTGAACAACACCAAATTCCTTTTTATTATGTAGAATATCATGGCAAAAAGAACATTCTATCTGCTATTAAAAAAACATATCTACTATTAAAAGAAATAAAGCCACAAGTAGTTCATGCTCATTTATTTGAAGGGGGCTTAATTGGCATTACAGCTGCTTGGTTGGCAAAAATTAAACATAGAATTTATACCAGACATTATTCTAACTATCATCACAAATATGCACCAAGTGGCGTAAAGTTTGATAAATGGATTAACAAAAAAGCTACACATATTGTTTCCATTACACAAATGGTATCTGATATTCTAATACGGCAAGAAAATGTTCCTGCAAACAAAATTACACTCATACACCATGGTTTTCCAATCAATCATTTTTTAACTTGTTCTGAAGAACGCATTACCAATCTAAAAATCAAACATCAAATTCCTTTCGATAAAAAAATAATTGGCGTTATTTCTAGATATACTTATTGGAAAGGTGTTCAAGATATTATTCCTGCATTTCAAAAATTATACGAAAAAAACAAAAATCTACATTTAATTTTAGCAAATGCTAATGGCGATTACAAAAAAGAAATTCACGAATTATTGCTTCAATTACCAAATGATAGCTATACAGAAATTTCTTTTGAACAAGATAATGTAGCATTATTTTATAGTTTTGATGTTTTTGTGCATTGTCCAATAGATGAATATTCCGAAGCATTTGGTCAGATTTATATAGAAGCATTGCTTTGTCAAATTCCATCTGTATTTACAAAATCTGGAATTGGTAGCGAAATAGCAGTTGATAAAGAAACATGTTTAGTGGTACCACATCAAAATAGCGAAGCAATTAGTAACGCAATAAACCAATTATTAAATGATGAAACGCTTTGCAATAAATTAAAAGAAAATGGATTGACTATTGCTAAAAATTTTACAATAGAAAACAAAGTAAATAGCTTAGAAAATTTATATTCCATTTAAATTAACTATTTTCGTTCTATGAGTGAAACATTTATCAGTATTGTTGTTCCAACATATAATAGAGCTCATTTAATAGCTGATACTATTCAATCATTAATTGATATAAATTATATAAATTATGAAATAATAATAGTTGATGATGGAAGTACTGATAATACAGAAGATATTATAAAACCATTTCTAAAAGAAAATATTCATTACTTCAAAAAAAACAACGCCGAAAGAGCAGCTGCTAGAAATTTTGGTGCAAATAAAGCCAAAGGAGAGTACATAAATTTTTTCGATAGTGACGATCTTGCTCTAGAAAATCATCTTTTGGTTGCTAACAATTTAATCGTACAAAAAAATCATCCAGAATGGTTTCATCTAGCTTATGCTTGGGCAGAGACTGATAAAAGTATTAGAAATGTAGTAAATAATTTTAAAGGAGAAACATTAAACAACATTATTTGTAATGGCAATCCATTAAGTTGTAATGGTGTTTTTATAAGAAAAGATATTATCTTAAATCAACCATTTAATGAAACAAGAAGTTTATCTGCATCCGAGGATTATGATTTATGGTTAAAATTAGCAGCGCGTTATCCTTTATACTATTCTAATGAAGTAACTTCTTTAATTATTGATCATGATGCGAGAAGCGTTAGAGTAATGGATGCTCAAAAAATTATTGATAGACTAAAAATCTTTACTGCTTCTGTTTTTGCAGATGAAAAAATCAAACAATCGTTTTCAAAACAATTAAATACAATACAAATGTATGCCGACTTATATATTGCGGTACATTTGGCAACAACACCTAAATACAAATTGCAAAGCATAAAATATTTATGCAAAACAGTATTTACAGATATTGGTGTATTAAAAACTAAAGCATTCTATGCTACAATAAAAAACATATTAATAAAATGGTAAAAATTCTTATAACTGGTGGTGCTGGATTTATTCCAAGTTCTTTAGCAGATAAACTATTGCAAAATGAAAATCATTTCGTTGTTCTTATAGATAATTTATTAACTGGAAATATTCAGAATATTCCAAATAATAAAAACTGCAAATTCATAAAATGTGATGCTAATAACTATAATGAATTAGCTGCAATAATGACCGCCTATCACTTTGATTATGTCTTTCATTATGCTGCAGTAGTTGGTGTACAGAGAACACTACAAAATCCAATTATGGTTTTAGATGACATTAAAGGCATCGAAAATATTTTACAGCTTTCTAAAAATACAGGTG
Above is a genomic segment from Chitinophagales bacterium containing:
- a CDS encoding sulfotransferase domain-containing protein is translated as MKEDSQVQKLKSFKAFHVIRDPRDIIVSGYYSHLYTHSTEGWSTLEEHRKALQDLNKDEGLLKEIEFSSYFINFLKGWNFNDERILEIKFEQLTKQPEQYIKEICKHLNIYTNKKIPLFISLLIRYINLVLRKTKLGKIPFHVSDNYINYICKKRSFKNMSKGRKKGDENTNSHYRKGESGDWKNHFKQEHIDKFKELYPNLIENLGYEPF
- a CDS encoding glycosyltransferase family 2 protein, which encodes MDLSIIIINYNTFELTSKCIESLYQYNSGFNYEIILVDNASVECNADLFKEKFPNIILIKSKENLGFAGGNNLGISHAKGEYILLLNSDTELIENSIKISLDFYKSKKNIAVLSCKLIFPNGNHQSVAQRFPSIKYKLIELFRLQKLLSKQKASKLLLGAFFNHNETVEVDWVWGAFFMFKKSLLDELPNKKLNDDYFMYWEDVQWCYDFVQLGYKNYYLATTKVVHKMGGSAGKKNELMLMNEQYFYQRNYSNLKRWLINKFDKWLII
- a CDS encoding glycosyltransferase family 2 protein yields the protein MVNNINLSIIIPTKNRPEILKQTLEQALIAIENTNVTVFVINDGEELKNKIEDQQIKYCSNPKTGVSSARNYGASLANSNWLLFLDDDMWISKQSVEAYKNIIKQDDSNSVYCLNWEYPKQLNKKLRNSKVGRYILNAAYNTMKGRISKNLVWNNAFEPINGIGSGSLLISKTIFNKVNGYNENIAFQGEDVDLSYKLKKNNLNIKTYTPITCYHNQQDRLDIKGYLDREYNGYVSQLNSEKVGYIHTIQNLSDKKTAFYKMLIPFEPIFLFLFTLMPNISLFDFISFRLIGILSSIQKVKAEKTIK
- a CDS encoding glycosyltransferase family 4 protein, encoding MTKHILYIISHIDKALEFEWVAELIDKSKFQISFISINDNADTALHRFCEQHQIPFYYVEYHGKKNILSAIKKTYLLLKEIKPQVVHAHLFEGGLIGITAAWLAKIKHRIYTRHYSNYHHKYAPSGVKFDKWINKKATHIVSITQMVSDILIRQENVPANKITLIHHGFPINHFLTCSEERITNLKIKHQIPFDKKIIGVISRYTYWKGVQDIIPAFQKLYEKNKNLHLILANANGDYKKEIHELLLQLPNDSYTEISFEQDNVALFYSFDVFVHCPIDEYSEAFGQIYIEALLCQIPSVFTKSGIGSEIAVDKETCLVVPHQNSEAISNAINQLLNDETLCNKLKENGLTIAKNFTIENKVNSLENLYSI
- a CDS encoding glycosyltransferase family 2 protein; this translates as MSETFISIVVPTYNRAHLIADTIQSLIDINYINYEIIIVDDGSTDNTEDIIKPFLKENIHYFKKNNAERAAARNFGANKAKGEYINFFDSDDLALENHLLVANNLIVQKNHPEWFHLAYAWAETDKSIRNVVNNFKGETLNNIICNGNPLSCNGVFIRKDIILNQPFNETRSLSASEDYDLWLKLAARYPLYYSNEVTSLIIDHDARSVRVMDAQKIIDRLKIFTASVFADEKIKQSFSKQLNTIQMYADLYIAVHLATTPKYKLQSIKYLCKTVFTDIGVLKTKAFYATIKNILIKW